From a single Anaerolineales bacterium genomic region:
- a CDS encoding histone deacetylase, protein MKTVYTFVPSRDHEYPEHPERPGRLDVLEPLLDSFGAEHIEPLRATPEEIGRVHQPRMIREIEDVCKQGLGIIDYAPTYVTETSYEDALLAAGGVIACTRTVVNGDAKNAFAIVRPPGHHAEPQRAMGFCIFSSIAVAAQDALAHGMERVMVIDYDAHHGNGTQAAFMDDERAALISTHQWGIYPGTGWIDDAPHARGRLVNVPLHAYAGDETFARIADAIFKPLIETFRPQMLLISAGFDAHWNDPITTLGLSTKGFYNISKGLVEMAEEYCGGRIVFVLEGGYDPLNVANGAGAVFDALTSRPLGKDAGDPSPHRETDHESRIAEVRARHGLA, encoded by the coding sequence ATGAAAACCGTGTACACCTTCGTCCCCTCGCGGGATCACGAATACCCCGAGCACCCCGAACGCCCAGGCAGACTGGATGTGTTGGAACCGCTGCTCGACTCATTCGGCGCGGAACATATCGAGCCGCTGCGCGCGACACCCGAAGAGATCGGGCGTGTTCACCAGCCGAGGATGATCCGCGAGATCGAGGACGTGTGCAAACAGGGACTGGGGATCATCGATTACGCGCCCACCTACGTCACCGAAACATCTTACGAAGATGCCTTGCTCGCGGCGGGCGGCGTCATCGCCTGCACGCGGACCGTGGTGAACGGCGACGCCAAGAATGCATTCGCCATCGTCCGACCGCCGGGGCACCACGCCGAGCCGCAGCGCGCCATGGGATTTTGCATCTTCAGCAGCATCGCCGTCGCCGCGCAGGACGCGCTTGCGCACGGCATGGAGCGCGTGATGGTCATCGACTACGACGCACATCACGGCAACGGCACGCAAGCCGCCTTCATGGACGACGAACGCGCCGCGCTCATCTCCACGCATCAATGGGGCATCTACCCCGGCACCGGCTGGATCGATGACGCGCCTCACGCCAGGGGACGGCTGGTCAACGTGCCGCTGCACGCCTACGCCGGAGATGAGACCTTCGCCCGCATTGCGGATGCGATCTTCAAGCCGCTCATCGAGACCTTCCGCCCGCAGATGCTGCTCATCTCGGCGGGATTCGACGCGCACTGGAACGACCCGATTACCACGCTGGGGCTGTCCACCAAGGGCTTTTACAACATCTCGAAGGGACTGGTCGAAATGGCGGAGGAATACTGCGGCGGCAGGATCGTCTTCGTGCTCGAGGGAGGCTATGACCCACTCAACGTCGCCAACGGGGCGGGGGCGGTCTTCGATGCATTGACCAGCCGTCCGTTAGGGAAGGACGCGGGAGACCCGTCACCGCACCGCGAAACCGATCACGAGTCGCGCATTGCGGAGGTGCGCGCCCGGCACGGTCTGGCATAG